The window GTGCGAGGGTGCGGAAGATTCACACGATGCTCACGGCGACCGACCCCGACACCGGGGAGCGCTACCGGATCGACGAACCGGAACTACTGCTGTGGGTGCACTGCGCCGAGATCGACTCCTACCTGCACGTCCTGCGCCGCTCCGGCTTCCGTCTCACGGACGCGCAGGCCGACCGGTACATCGGTGAACACCGCGTCAGCGCACGGCTGGTGGGCCTCGACCCCGCCGGAGTACCGTCCGACCAGCGGGAACTGGCCGCGTACTTCGAGAAGACGCGGCCCGAACTGGCCGCGGGAGCGGAGGCGCGGGACGTCGACGACTTCCTGCGCGGACCGCCGGTCCACCCGCTGCTGGTCCCGGCGCGCGCACTGCTGTGGCGGTGGGTGGCGCAGTCGGCATACGCCTCACTGCCGCCGTACGCCCATGAGTTGTACGGAAGATCCGTACGGTCGCCCCGTGCCGTGACCCGGCAGTTGCGTCTCACCGGCACCGTGCTGCGCTGTGTTCCCGCACGTCTGCGCTGGCAACTGCCGCCCAAACACATTGTGCGCGCCATGTCACGGCTCGGCCCCGGCTCGCGCCCCGCGCCGTACAAAGTCGGACCATAGCTCGCCATACTGGACGAGCCAGGGGAGGGCGGGTCCGGACGACGGGGGCGATCGCGGCAGATGGGGGACACCAGGCTCATCCAGGGCCGGTACCGGTTGCTCGACCTGATCGGTCGAGGCGGCATGGGGGAGGTGTGGCGCGCCCGGGACGAGTCGCTGGGCAGACAGGTCGCCGTCAAGTGCCTCAAACCGCTGGGGCATCATCACGACCACTCGTTCACCCGTGTCCTGCGGGAGAGGTTCCGCCGCGAGGCGCGGGTGGCCGCGGCCCTCCAGCACCGGGGGGTGACGGTCGTCCACGACTTCGGGGAGTCCGACGGCGTCCTGTACCTGGTGATGGAGCTGCTCGACGGGCGCAACCTGAGCCAGCTCCTGGAGGACAACAAGAACCACCCGCTGCCCGTCGCCGACATCGTGGAGGTCGCCGACCAGGTGGCCGCCGCCCTCGCCTACACCCACCAACAGGGCATCGTGCACCGCGACCTGAAGCCCGCCAACATCATGCGGCTCGACGACGGCACGGTGAAGATCTGCGACTTCGGCATCGCCCGGCTCGGCGCCGACATCGGTTTCACGTCGCGCCTGACCGGAACCGGCATCGCGATGGGCACCCCGCACTACATGTCGCCCGAGCAGATCGGCGGGGTCCAGGTCGACCAGCGCAGCGACCTCTACTCCTTCGGCTGTGTGCTGTACGAGATCGCCACCGGCGCCCCGCCGTTCGATCTCGACGACGCGTGGGCGGTTCTGGTCGGCCACCGGGACACGCTCCCCGAACCACCGCGCAGCCACCGGTCGGAACTCCCCGAGTACCTGGACGGGATCATCCTCGACCTGCTGGCGAAGGAGCCCGGGCAGCGGCCGCACGACGCCCGTGAGCTGGGTCGCCGTATCGGCGAGGGCCGCACCACGCCCGCGTACGTGCCGACCGTCGTGTCGGCCCCCCTGGGGCGCGGGACGACGGAGCGGCCCGCGCCGCGCGAGGCGCGCCTGCCGTCCTGGACCCGCGGAATGACCACCGGTCACAAGGCGACCGGGGCCGGACTGCGCACCACGCCGCCGGACGCCGCCGCGGGGCTCACCGGCGACTGGATAGCCCGCACCGACACCCGCCGGGCCCATGAGCCCGTGATCGCCGAACGGCCTGCCCCGTCACCGGACTTGCTCACCACCCTCACCGGCCGCCACAACGCGGGGCTGAGTCTGGGACGGCTGGGCCGCTGGGCGGAGGCCGGCGAGGTGCACCGCGCGGTCGCCGTCGAACGCGAACACGCCCTCGGGCCCGACCACCCCGACACACTGGCCAGCCGGTACGAGGTCGGCTTCACCCTCAGCCGCACGGGCCGCCCCGCCGACGCGCTGCGCGAATACGGGCACGTGGCGCGGACCAGGGAACACGTCCTCGGCCCCGACCACCCGGACACACTGGCCGCCCGGCAGGAAACGGCCTACGTGCTGGGCCAGTTGGGGCGCCACTTCGAGGCGCACCAGGTCTACACGGCGGTGCTGGCCAGCCGGGAACACGCCATGGGACCCGACCATCCGGACACCCTGCGCTGCCGCCACAACCTCGCCTTCAACCTGAGCAGGCTCGGGCGGCTGGAGGACTCGTACCGGATGGCGAGCGAGGTGGCTGTGGCCCGCGCCCGGGTGCTGGGCCCGAACCACCCCGACACGCTCGTCACCCGCTACGAAGTGGCGTACGCGCTTGGCCAGTTGGGTCGGTGGCCTGAGGCGCTGCAGACCTACCAGGAGGTCGCCGGGGCCAGGGCGCAGGCGCTCGGCCCCGACCATCCGGACACGCTCGCCGCCCGCTACGAGGTCGGCATCAGTCTCGGCAGGCTCGGACGCAGCGCCCAGGCCCTGGAGCTGTACCGGGGCCTGATCGACGACCGCATCCGCGTCCACGGCCCCGGCCACCCCGAGACCCTGCGCGCCCGGCACGGGCTCGGGGTCAACCTGGGCCGGCTCGGCCGCTGGGAGGAGGCCCTCGCCGAGTCCCGCGACGTGTGCGCCGTCCGGGAGCGTGTCCTCGGGCCCGACCACCCGGACACCCTGGTGAGCCGCCGTGAGGTCGCCGTCGGTCTCGGCTGGCTCGGGCGCTGGACCGACGCCCTCACCGAGTACCGGCAGGTGGCCGACGCGCGGGAACGTGTCCTCGGCGCCGACCATCCGGACGCGCTGGCCAGCCGCAACGACGAGGCCCACTGCCTGGAGCAGCTCGGTCGAGGGGCGGAGGCGGTCGAGTTGTACCGGAGGGTGGCGGCTTTGCGGCAGCAGCGGGCGTCCGGGGCACGGTGACGCCGGGCCGTCCTGCCTCTGCCCCTGGGGCAGAGGGCTGGGGGGCTGGGCTGTGCCGCCCGCTCGCGTCCGGCACAGCCACGGCCGCGGGCATTTCTCGGCTGCGGGTCGTGTGGGGCTGGGCGCGCAGTTCTCCGCGCCTCCTGCGGGGTGCGGCCCGGGGCGCCTCCGGACGGTTGGCCGGGGGTGGGGTCCGCGCCGGGCGGGCTTCTGGCGCCCGGTCGGGTGCCCGCCGGGTGCCGCGTATGCCTGGCCGACCTAGATCATCGCGTGTTACCAAGAAGCATGGCTGCACACGAGGGACACCGGGAACACGACGTCGTCATCGTCGGCGGGGGCCACAACGGTCTGGTCGCCGCCGCCTACCTGGCCCGCGCGGGGAAGTCCGTCCTCGTCCTGGAGCGATTGGGGAACACCGGCGGCGCCGCCGTCTCGACCCGGCCGTTCGCCGGGGTCGACGCGCGGCTGTCGCGCTACTCCTACCTGGTCAGCCTGCTGCCCCGGAAGATCGTCCGGGACCTGGGTCTGGACTTCCGGGTGCGCGGCCGGACCGTGTCCTCCTACACGCCCACCGAACGCGACGGGCGGCCCGCCGGACTGCTCATCGGCGGCGGTGAGCGCCGCACCAGGGAAGCCTTCGCCCGGCTCACCGGCTCGGGCCGCGAGTACCAGGCCTGGCAGCGCTTCTACGGCATGACCGGCCGCGTCGCGAAGCAGGTGTTTCCCACCCTGACCGAACCGCTCCCCACGCGCGACGAACTGCGCCGCCGTATCGACGACGAGGAGGCCTGGCGCATCCTCTTCGAGGAACCGCTGGGGGTGGCCGTCGAGAACACCTTCGCCGACGACCTCGTACGGGGGGTCGTCCTCACCGACGCGCTCATCGGCACCTTCGCCGACGCCCACGATCCCTCCCTGCGGCAGAACCGCTGCTTCCTCTATCACGTGATCGGCGGCGGCACCGGAGCCTGGGACGTGCCGGTCGGTGGCATGGGGGCGCTCACCGACGCACTGGCCGGCGCGGCGCGAGGCGCCGGCGCGGTCCTCGCGACCGGCCACGAGGCGCTCCGGGTCGAGACCGACGGACGCTCCGCCGAGGTCACCTACCGGAGCGCGGAGGGCGAGGGGACCGTCGCGGCCCGGCACGTCCTCGTCAACGCCTCCCCGCAGGAGCTCGCGCGACTGACCGGCGACGAGCCGCCGGCCCCCGCCGAGGGCGCCCAGCTCAAGGTGAACATGCTGCTGAAGCGGCTGCCCCGGCTGCGCGACACGTCCGTCGACCCTTGCGAGGCCTTCTCCGGCACCTTCCACATCGCCGAGGGCTACGAGCAGCTCGCGACCGCGCACGCGCAGGCCGCGTCCGGTGCGCTGCCCGAGGCGCCGCCCTCGGAGATCTACTGTCACTCGCTCACCGATCCCACGATCCTGGGACCCGACCTCGTCCAGCAGGGCTGCCACACCCTCACGCTCTTCGGCCTCCACACGCCCGCCCGGCTCTTCGCGCGTGACAACGACGGCGTACGCGAGGAACTCCTCAAGTCGACCCTGGCGCAACTGGACGCGCACCTCGTCGAACCGCTCACCGACTGTCTGGCGACCGACGCGGACGGCCGCCTCTGCATCGAGGCGAAGACGCCCCTCGACCTGGAACGCGACCTCAGGCTGCCCGGCGGCAACATCTTCCACCGCGACCTGGCCTTCCCCCACATCCAGGAGGGCACCGGCCGCTGGGGCGTCGAGACCCGGCACGCCAACGTCCTGCTCTGCGGCGCGGGCGCGGTACGCGGAGGAGGGGTGAGCGGGGTACCGGGGCACAACGCGGCCATGGCACTCCTGGAAGCCTCGTAGGGCCCCGACAGGGGCGAGGGAATCCGCGCGAGCAACACCCCGGCGCCGCGAGCCGCAGGCGTGTCCACCACGGACGGCACACCGCCGAAAGCGGCTTGCGGCAGGGGACTTCGCCGCCGCCGGGTACTCAGGTCGAGGACGCCACCCAGCCCACGGCCTCGACGCGTGTGGCGTCCGCCGGCCGGGCCTCGTCGAACACGACCCGGCCGTCGTCCCGCACCCGCAGCGCGTCGACGTACACGCCCCGGCCCACGTAGAGCCGGTCCGTCGTGTACCGCCAGCGCAGGACGAACCGGCCGGCCACGGGAAGATCCGCGTCGAGCCGGTGCCAGGCCCGGCCCGACCAGCCCGTCACCGACCCGGCGGGATGCTCCTGCGGAGCCTGCCCGCGACGCACGGTGCTGAACGGCACCGCCTGCCAGGTCGTGCCACCGTCCGCCGAGGACTCCAGGAAGAGGGCGTCCGCCTGCGGTTCGACGTCCCACCACAGGGCGCACCGAAGGCGGCCTCCGGCCCCGACGTCCAGCGCGGGCAGGGTCAGCGTCGCGGACGTGCCGGCCGCCATGCCGGAGAACCAGGCCGTACGCCCTCGGGCGGGCCGGACCGGCACCGCGCGGGCCAGGTTGTTGGCGGCGGCGACTCGGGGAGCGGAGCCTGATCGCCAACTGCGCACGGGGTGCACGGAGTTGCCGAGCACGACGAGGAAGGAGTCCGTCGTCGGGTCGAGGACCAGGGACGTCCCGGTGAATCCGGTGTGACCGGCGGTGCGCGGGGTGGCCATGGCTCCCATGAACCAGTGCTGGTACAGCTCGAAGCCGAGACCGTGCTCGTCCCCGGGGAAGGCCGTGTTGAAGTCGGTGAACATCAGGTCCACCGACTCGGGTTCCAGGATGCGAGCCCTGCCGTACACGCCGCCGTTGAGCAGCGTACGGCCGAGGACCGCGAGGTCCCACGCGGTGGAGAAGACACCGGCGTGACCCGCCACGCCGCCCAGGCTGTACGCGTTCTCGTCGTGCACCTCACCCCATACGAGACCACGGTCGAGGCCGGACCAGGGTTTGCGGGCGTCCTCGGTGGCGGCGATCCGCGGCTTCCAGGAGGGCGGTGGGTTGAAGCGGGTGCGGCGCATGCCGAGCGGCGCGGTGATCCCGTCGCGGAGCAGGGCGTCCAGGGGGCGGCCGGTGATCTTCTCCAGGACGAGCTGGAGCGAGATCAGGTTGAGGTCCGAGTAGAGGTACGTGGTGCCCGGCGGGTTGAGCGGTGCCTCCTTCCAGATGAGCCGGAGCTTGTCCTCGTGGGTCGGTGCGTTGTAGAGCGGGATCCAGGCGCGGAAACCCGACGTGTGCGTGAGGAGTTGACGGACTGTGATGTCCTGTTTGCCCGCGCCGCCGAAGTCCGGGAGGTACGAGGCGACCCTGCCCTCCAGCTCCAGCGTGCCGCGCTCGATCTGCTGCACGGCGAGGATCGATGTGAACAGCTTCGACACCGAGGCGAGGTCGAAGACCGTGTCCTCGGCCATCGGGATCTGCTGCTCGGCGGGCAACTCCACGGCCGTGTCGGTCTTCTCGTCGTACGCCGAGTAGCGCACCGCCTTGCCGATCGGCTGGTGGAGGGCGACCGTGCCGCCGCGTCCCGCGAGCAGCACGGCGCCCGCGTACCAAGGGTGTTCGGGGGAGGGGCCGAGGAACGTCTCGGCTTCGTCGACCAGTTGGCGCAGAGGGGCGGGGAGCAGACCGGCGCGTTCGGCGGAGCCGCGGCGCAGGGTCGGGTGACGGCCGCGACCGCTGTTGCTCTTTGTGGCACCGGGGGCCGCCGAGGCAGCCGGCAGGGGCGCCAGGATCAGTGCGCCGCCGAGCGCCGTCAGGCCCCGGCCCAGTTGCCGACGGGACGGCCCGCCGCCCGCTCTGTCCGCCATCGAAGAGCCTCCTGTCGCGCCGCCTGAAAGTATCTTTCCGGGTTCGCCGTGCCCGATGAAACTTTTGTGTCGGGCGAGTCCGGTGTCAACGGTGCCGCTCCGACTCTTCGCGGACCGAGAAAACTGACGGTGCATCAGAAAAAGTCTTCCTTCGTCCGGAGGACTGCGGCATCCTGCGCCCATGCAGACGGAGCTGAGCAAGAAACTGGGAGTCGAGCACGCCCTCTTCGGCTTCACGCCGTTCCCCGCCGTCGCCGCTGCCATCAGCCGGGCCGGCGGACTCGGCGTGCTCGGCGCGGTCCGCTACACCGCCCCCGACGACCTCAAGCGCGACCTCGACTGGATCGAGGCACATGTCGACGGAATGCCGTACGGGCTGGACGTCGTCATGCCCGCCAAGAAGGTCGAAGGAGTCACCGAGGCCGACGTGGAGGCGATGATCCCCGAGGGGCACCGCCAGTACGTCAAGGACACCCTGGCCAAGTACGGCGTGCCTGAGCTCGCCGAGGGCGAGGTCTCCGGCTGGCGCATCACCGGCTGGATGGAGCAGGTCGCCCGCACCCAGCTGGACGTCGCCTTCGACTATCCGATCAAGCTGCTGGCCAACGCGCTCGGTTCGCCGCCCGCCGACGTCATCGAGCGCGCCCACGGGCAGGGTGTACTCGTCGCCGCGCTCGCGGGCAGCGCCCGGCACGCGCGCAAACACGCGGAGGCGGGCATCGACATCGTCGTGGCCCAGGGCTACGAGGCCGGCGGCCACACCGGTGAGATCGCCTCGATGGTGCTCACCCCCGAGGTCGTCGAAGCCGTCGCGCCGCTGCCCGTGCTCGCGGCGGGCGGCATCGGCAGCGGTCAGCAGATGGCCGCCGCGCTCACACTCGGCGCCCAGGGTGTGTGGCTCGGCTCCATATGGCTGACCACCACAGAGGCCGACATGCACTCGCGCGCACTGACCCAGAAGCTGCTGGCCGCCGGGTCCGGCGACACGGTCCGCTCGCGCGCGCTGACCGGGAAACCCGCACGGCAGCTGCGCACCGAATGGACCGACGCCTGGGACGACCCGAACGGTCCCGGGACGCTCCCCATGCCCCTGCAGGGCCTGCTCGTCGCCGAGGCCGTCTCACGGATCCAGAAGCACGAGGTGGAGCCACTGCTCGGCACGCCCGTGGGACAGATCGTCGGCCGGATGAACAGCGAACGCGGCGTCCAGGAAGTCGTCGACGACCTCACACGCGACTTCGAGAAGGCCGTGGACCGACTCGACCGCATCGCCGGAAGGAGCCACGAGTGAGTCAGCCCCCAGGCGGCTTCTGGGCCCAGGCCACCGCCGACCCCGAGCGCACCGTCCTCGTCGCGACCGACGGAGAGGAGTGGACCGCGGGCCGACTGCACGCCGAGGCGAACCGGCTGGTGCACGCACTGCGCGCCGCCGGCCTCGATCGCGGTGACGCCTTCGCCGTCGTCCTGCCCAACGGCGTCGAGTTCCTCACCGCGTACCTCGCCGCCTCGCAGGCCGGTTTCTACCTCGTGCCCGTCAACCACCATCTCGTCGGGCCCGAGATCGCCTGGATCGTCGCCGACTCCGGGGCCAAGGTGCTGATCGCGCACGAGCGGTTCGGCGCCGCCGCCCGCCACGCGGCCGACGAGGCGAAGCTCCCCGAGAACCGGCGGTACGCGGTCGGCTCCGTCGAGGGCTTCCGGCCGTACGGTGAACTCCTCGACGGCCGGCCCGGATCAGTGCCCGGAGACCGGACGCTCGGCTGGGTCATGAACTACACCTCCGGCACCACGGGCCGTCCGCGCGGCATCAGGCGCCCGCTGCCCGGCAAGCTCCCCGAGGAGACGTATCTCGGCGGATTCCTCGGCATCTTCGGCATCAAGCCGTTCGACGGCAACGTGCATCTGGTGTGTTCGCCGCTCTACCACACGGCCGTCCTCCAGTTCGCGGGCGCGTCCCTGCACATCGGGCACCAGCTGGTGCTGATGGACAAGTGGACGCCCGAGGAGATGCTCCGGCTCATCGACACCCACCGGTGCACGCACACCCACATGGTCCCGACGCAGTTCCACCGCCTGCTGGCGCTGCCGGAGCACACCAGGGCGGCGTACGACGTGTCGTCCATGCGGCATGCCATCCACGGCGCCGCCCCCTGCCCGGACCACGTGAAACGCGCCATGATCGAGTGGTGGGGCCACAGCGTCGAGGAGTACTACGCGGCCAGTGAAGGCGGTGGCGCCTTCGCCACCGCCGAGGACTGGCTGAAGAAGCCCGGCACGGTCGGCAAGGCCTGGCCGATCAGCGAACTCGCCGTCTTCGACGACGACGGGAACAGGGTGCCGCCCGGTGAACTCGGCACCGTCTACATGAAGATGAGCACCGGCGGATTCTCGTACCACAAGGACGAGGCCAAGACGAGGAAGAACCGCATCGGGGACTTCTTCACCGTCGGTGACCTGGGATATCTCGACGAGGACGGGTATCTCTTCCTCCGTGACCGGAAGATCGACATGATCATCTCGGGCGGGGTCAACATCTACCCCGCCGAGATCGAGGCCGCGCTGCTCACCCACCCCGCCGTCGCCGACGCGGCCGCCTTCGGGATACCGCACGACGACTGGGGCGAGGCAGTGAAGGCGGTCATCGAACCCGCCCCCGGCTTCGAGCCGGGCGAAGCGCTGGCCGTGGAGATCCTGGGGCACTGCGAACGGCAACTGGCCGGATACAAACGGCCCGGGAGCGTCGACTTCATCGAGGCGATGCCACGCGACCCCAACGGCAAGCTGTACAAGCGGCGCCTGCGGGACCCGTACTGGGAGGGCCGCACACGGGCCGTGTGAGGTCTGGGTGGCGAGGTGTGTGGTCCCACCCCATGTGGTCCGCCTCCACGTAGGTCCGCCCCATGTGGTTCGGATCTGCGTGGGGCGGCCTGGGGCGAGGGCCCAAGCCCGGTGCCCGTCCGGCTTGACCTGCCGCGTGGACGGGCCGAGGATCATGTGCCATGACGCCTGGACACGGCAGCACGGTGGACGGGGTGCTGCGGCGCAGCGCCCGGCGCACCCCGGCACGCGTCGCGGTCACCTACCGCGAGCGCTCCTGGACGTACGCCGAACTCGACGAGGCCGTCTCACGGGCGGCCCAGGTGCTGCGCTCCTCGGCCCTGGCCCCCGGTGACCGCGTCGGCGCCTACGGGCACAACTCGGACGCGTACCTCATCGGCTTCCTGGCCTGCGCCCGCGCCGGGCTCGTCCACGTGCCGGTCAACCAGAACCTGACGGGCGACGACCTCGCGTACATCGTCGGCCAGTCCGGCAGCGCGCTCGTCCTGGCCGACCCGGACCTCACGGACCGGCTCCCCGACGGGGTACGCGTGCTGCCGCTGCGCGACGCCGAGGACTCGCTGCTCGCGCGGCTGGACTCGACGCCCGCGTACGACGGCCCCGAGCCGCGCACCGAAGACCTGGTGCAGTTGCTCTACACCTCGGGCACGACCGCGCTGCCCAAGGGCGCGATGATGACCCACCGCGCGCTGGTGCACGAGTACCTGAGCGCGATCACCGCTCTCGACCTGAGCGCCGGTGACCTGCCCGTGCACTCACTGCCGCTCTACCACTCGGCGCAGATGCACGTCTTCCTGCTGCCGTACCTGGCGGTGGGCGCCCGGAACACCATCCTCGACGCTCCCGACGCCGACCAGCTCTTCGACCTCGTCGAGGCCGGCCGGGCGGACAGCCTCTTCGCGCCGCCCACCGTCTGGATCGGTCTGTCGAACCGCCCCGACTTCGCGACACGTGACCTCAGCGGGCTGCGCAAGGCGTACTACGGGGCCTCGATCATGCCGGTGCCCGTACTGGAACGGCTGCGGTCCCGGCTGCCGAAGCTGGCCTTCTACAACTGTTTCGGTCAGAGCGAGATCGGTCCGCTGTCCATGGTCCTCGCGCCGCACGAGCACCGGAAGAAGCGGCTGGCCTCCTGCGGACGCCCGGTGCTGTTCGTGGACGCGCGGGTGGTCGACGAGGAGGGCAAGGACGTACCGGACGGCACCTCGGGCGAGGTCGTCTACCGGTCGCCGCAGCTCTGCGAGGGCTACTGGGACAAGCCCGAGGAGACGGCCGAGGCCTTCCGGGACGGCTGGTTCCACTCCGGTGATCTCGTGGTGCGGGACGCCGAGGGATACTTCACCGTCGTCGACCGGGTGAAGGACGTCATCAACTCCGGCGGCGTACTGCTCGCCTCGCGGCAGGTCGAGGACGCTCTCTACACCCATCCCGGGGTGGCCGAGGCCGCGGTGATCGGCCTCCCGGACGAGCGGTGGATCGAGGCGGTCACCGCGGTGGTCGTTCCCCGCGGTGACGTCACGGAGGACGAACTCGTCGCCCACGTGCGCGAGGAGCTCGCGCACTTCAAGGCACCGAAGCGGGTGCTGTTCGTGGACGAGCTGCCGCGCAACGCGAGCGGGAAGATCCTCAAGCGGGAACTGCGGGACCGGTTCGGGGCGGATTCCCCCGCGAGCGGGCCCGGTGGTTGAATCCCTGGTGGCGGGATCCTCGCCGGGTTGAACTGAACCCGCCGGTGAGCCGTACCAGTAACGGCGGCCCGACCACCCGAGCCTGGTCCGCCGAGTCGCCACCGGGTTTCGCACGGAAGGACCTTCGGGTTGTCTCGCACCACGAACTCTCGCCAGTTGCCGGACCCGGATCAGGCAGCCCCGGAGGAACCCGAGACGCCGGAGGCGCAGCCACCGGCGGACAACCCGCCCGCCGAGAAGCCGGAAGCACCGGCTGAAGGTGCCGTCGCGCCGACCGGAACCGAGGGCGAGGACGCCCCCGCCGAGGACACCAAGGACGCGCCCGAGGACACCAAGGACGCGCCCGCCGACGGGAAGGCGGCGAGTGAGGAGCCGGTGGCCCGCCGGGGCTGGCGCGCCAGGCACCCCGTCGCGTCGCGGACCGTGACCTCCTCGGTCACCGTTCTCGCCGCCGCGCTCGTACTCTTCGCGCTGCTCATGCCGAACGACCCGGACCGCTTCAGGCCGGCCGTGTTCGCCCGTCTGCCGGTCGAGGCGATATTCGGCGCGGCCGTCCTCATCGTCCTGCCGAAGACACTGCGGCTGGTGACGGCGGCCCTCGCCGGTCTGGCGCTCGGCGCGCTGACCCTTCTGAACCTTCTCGACATCGGCTTCAACGAATTCCTCGGGCGCGGCTTCAACGTCGTGCTCGACTGGATACTGTTCGACGACGCCCAGTCGTACCTCGAGGACTCGATGGGCAGGGCCGGGGCGATCGGTGCCGTGATCGCGGTCGTCGTCCTCGTCCTCGCCGTGCTCGTCCTGATGATCCTTTCCGTCGTCCGGCTCGCCAACCTCCTGGCCCGGCACAGTGGCCGGGCGACGCGGGCCACTCTCGTCGCCGGCACCGTCTGGGTCGCCTGTTCGGCGCTCGGCGTGCAGTTCGCGGGGGTGCAGTTCGCGGCGCGCAGCACCGCGGGGGCCGTCCAGAACCGGGTGGACCGGGTGCAGGCGACCCTCAAGGACGAGGCGGAGTTCGCCAAGGAGGCCAGGCGGGACACCTTCGCCAGGACGCCGGGCGACCAACTGCTCACCGACCTGCGCGGCAAGGACGTCATCTTCAGCTTCATCGAGAGCTACGGCCGCAGCGCCATCGAGGACCCGGTCACGGCCCCCGGCGTGGACGCCACGCTCACCGACAAGACCGAGGCGCTGACCAAGGCCGGGTACTCGGCCAAGAGCGGCTGGCTCACGTCGGCGACGTACGGGGGCAGCAGCTGGCTCGGCCACTCCACCTTCCTGTCGGGTCTGTGGATCAGTAACCAGGCCCGCTACCGCACGGTCACCGCGGGCGATCACCTGACGCTCACCGGTGCCTTCAAGCGCACCGGCGCCTGGCGGACCGTGGGCATCATGCCGGGTGTGCAGAAGAGCTGGCCCGAGGGAAAGTTCTACGGCCTCGACAACATCTACGACTCGCGGGAACTCGGCTACCAGGGCCCGAAGTTCAGCTGGTCGACCATGCCCGACCAGTACGCCCTGAGCGCCTTCGAGCGCCTGGAGCACGGCAAGAAGC of the Streptomyces aurantiacus genome contains:
- a CDS encoding oxygenase MpaB family protein — translated: MHSDPMMWVAGVRALYLQALHPRAVRGVTQNSDFHKDAWGRLMGIAHFVGTTTYGTKEAAEEAGARVRKIHTMLTATDPDTGERYRIDEPELLLWVHCAEIDSYLHVLRRSGFRLTDAQADRYIGEHRVSARLVGLDPAGVPSDQRELAAYFEKTRPELAAGAEARDVDDFLRGPPVHPLLVPARALLWRWVAQSAYASLPPYAHELYGRSVRSPRAVTRQLRLTGTVLRCVPARLRWQLPPKHIVRAMSRLGPGSRPAPYKVGP
- a CDS encoding serine/threonine-protein kinase → MGDTRLIQGRYRLLDLIGRGGMGEVWRARDESLGRQVAVKCLKPLGHHHDHSFTRVLRERFRREARVAAALQHRGVTVVHDFGESDGVLYLVMELLDGRNLSQLLEDNKNHPLPVADIVEVADQVAAALAYTHQQGIVHRDLKPANIMRLDDGTVKICDFGIARLGADIGFTSRLTGTGIAMGTPHYMSPEQIGGVQVDQRSDLYSFGCVLYEIATGAPPFDLDDAWAVLVGHRDTLPEPPRSHRSELPEYLDGIILDLLAKEPGQRPHDARELGRRIGEGRTTPAYVPTVVSAPLGRGTTERPAPREARLPSWTRGMTTGHKATGAGLRTTPPDAAAGLTGDWIARTDTRRAHEPVIAERPAPSPDLLTTLTGRHNAGLSLGRLGRWAEAGEVHRAVAVEREHALGPDHPDTLASRYEVGFTLSRTGRPADALREYGHVARTREHVLGPDHPDTLAARQETAYVLGQLGRHFEAHQVYTAVLASREHAMGPDHPDTLRCRHNLAFNLSRLGRLEDSYRMASEVAVARARVLGPNHPDTLVTRYEVAYALGQLGRWPEALQTYQEVAGARAQALGPDHPDTLAARYEVGISLGRLGRSAQALELYRGLIDDRIRVHGPGHPETLRARHGLGVNLGRLGRWEEALAESRDVCAVRERVLGPDHPDTLVSRREVAVGLGWLGRWTDALTEYRQVADARERVLGADHPDALASRNDEAHCLEQLGRGAEAVELYRRVAALRQQRASGAR
- a CDS encoding acyl-CoA synthetase, with product MSQPPGGFWAQATADPERTVLVATDGEEWTAGRLHAEANRLVHALRAAGLDRGDAFAVVLPNGVEFLTAYLAASQAGFYLVPVNHHLVGPEIAWIVADSGAKVLIAHERFGAAARHAADEAKLPENRRYAVGSVEGFRPYGELLDGRPGSVPGDRTLGWVMNYTSGTTGRPRGIRRPLPGKLPEETYLGGFLGIFGIKPFDGNVHLVCSPLYHTAVLQFAGASLHIGHQLVLMDKWTPEEMLRLIDTHRCTHTHMVPTQFHRLLALPEHTRAAYDVSSMRHAIHGAAPCPDHVKRAMIEWWGHSVEEYYAASEGGGAFATAEDWLKKPGTVGKAWPISELAVFDDDGNRVPPGELGTVYMKMSTGGFSYHKDEAKTRKNRIGDFFTVGDLGYLDEDGYLFLRDRKIDMIISGGVNIYPAEIEAALLTHPAVADAAAFGIPHDDWGEAVKAVIEPAPGFEPGEALAVEILGHCERQLAGYKRPGSVDFIEAMPRDPNGKLYKRRLRDPYWEGRTRAV
- a CDS encoding NAD(P)H-dependent flavin oxidoreductase yields the protein MQTELSKKLGVEHALFGFTPFPAVAAAISRAGGLGVLGAVRYTAPDDLKRDLDWIEAHVDGMPYGLDVVMPAKKVEGVTEADVEAMIPEGHRQYVKDTLAKYGVPELAEGEVSGWRITGWMEQVARTQLDVAFDYPIKLLANALGSPPADVIERAHGQGVLVAALAGSARHARKHAEAGIDIVVAQGYEAGGHTGEIASMVLTPEVVEAVAPLPVLAAGGIGSGQQMAAALTLGAQGVWLGSIWLTTTEADMHSRALTQKLLAAGSGDTVRSRALTGKPARQLRTEWTDAWDDPNGPGTLPMPLQGLLVAEAVSRIQKHEVEPLLGTPVGQIVGRMNSERGVQEVVDDLTRDFEKAVDRLDRIAGRSHE
- a CDS encoding phytoene desaturase family protein — protein: MAAHEGHREHDVVIVGGGHNGLVAAAYLARAGKSVLVLERLGNTGGAAVSTRPFAGVDARLSRYSYLVSLLPRKIVRDLGLDFRVRGRTVSSYTPTERDGRPAGLLIGGGERRTREAFARLTGSGREYQAWQRFYGMTGRVAKQVFPTLTEPLPTRDELRRRIDDEEAWRILFEEPLGVAVENTFADDLVRGVVLTDALIGTFADAHDPSLRQNRCFLYHVIGGGTGAWDVPVGGMGALTDALAGAARGAGAVLATGHEALRVETDGRSAEVTYRSAEGEGTVAARHVLVNASPQELARLTGDEPPAPAEGAQLKVNMLLKRLPRLRDTSVDPCEAFSGTFHIAEGYEQLATAHAQAASGALPEAPPSEIYCHSLTDPTILGPDLVQQGCHTLTLFGLHTPARLFARDNDGVREELLKSTLAQLDAHLVEPLTDCLATDADGRLCIEAKTPLDLERDLRLPGGNIFHRDLAFPHIQEGTGRWGVETRHANVLLCGAGAVRGGGVSGVPGHNAAMALLEAS
- a CDS encoding serine hydrolase, which codes for MADRAGGGPSRRQLGRGLTALGGALILAPLPAASAAPGATKSNSGRGRHPTLRRGSAERAGLLPAPLRQLVDEAETFLGPSPEHPWYAGAVLLAGRGGTVALHQPIGKAVRYSAYDEKTDTAVELPAEQQIPMAEDTVFDLASVSKLFTSILAVQQIERGTLELEGRVASYLPDFGGAGKQDITVRQLLTHTSGFRAWIPLYNAPTHEDKLRLIWKEAPLNPPGTTYLYSDLNLISLQLVLEKITGRPLDALLRDGITAPLGMRRTRFNPPPSWKPRIAATEDARKPWSGLDRGLVWGEVHDENAYSLGGVAGHAGVFSTAWDLAVLGRTLLNGGVYGRARILEPESVDLMFTDFNTAFPGDEHGLGFELYQHWFMGAMATPRTAGHTGFTGTSLVLDPTTDSFLVVLGNSVHPVRSWRSGSAPRVAAANNLARAVPVRPARGRTAWFSGMAAGTSATLTLPALDVGAGGRLRCALWWDVEPQADALFLESSADGGTTWQAVPFSTVRRGQAPQEHPAGSVTGWSGRAWHRLDADLPVAGRFVLRWRYTTDRLYVGRGVYVDALRVRDDGRVVFDEARPADATRVEAVGWVASST